The Schistocerca nitens isolate TAMUIC-IGC-003100 chromosome 2, iqSchNite1.1, whole genome shotgun sequence nucleotide sequence taataataaatgcgattaagactgtttttgaattattgattagtaattttggttcctattcagggttaaaatttcgtgacaaaatTTTTCTCCACGCTGTATAAATCGTCACCCGAATGAAAACTGGTTACAATAGTGGTGCTCTGTGAAACAGACACACCGAATGGACTCTTACCGAATCTGACGATTGCCGAAAGACCCAAAGCGTATGTACGTGAAATTGCCTGAACCGAAGTACACCCGCAACTGGCCGACGCGTGGCTCGGGGCTGCGGCGGCGTGTTGCTTTCTAACGCAAGCATGCACGCAGTTCCGAACAGAGGAGGTAATCAGCGGGAGTAGCAGAGCAGCCGGCGGGCGGCGCTTGCCGAGGCGGCCACGGCGCGGCGCTGGGAGCCGAGGCGACGCCGGCCGGCGGGGGCGGTGCCGCTGCCACGACGCCAGTCGACGCCCAGCCgcagccgacgccgccgccgcagcagcagcagcagaagccggCGACGCTCCGACGACGCTCGCCGCCGACCGCCGTCGCCAGTGCTCCGCGTGTGCTGTGGCCCCTCCGCCGAGTGTGATACAACCCGCACGGCGCGCGACCAGCTGCGTCTTCAGAGTCAACGCGTCCTTGTTGGCAGACTGCACATTTTAGCCTGTCGGAAGTGTGTGAACTCCATGCTGAACTCAGTGTGGACAACTCACTGCCAGTTCGCTTCTCTTGTAGACATTACAGTGACTATGATCTAAAAAGACACCGCAACGATACTACATACAGTCGAAGACTCCGTCACATATTACTGCACTTGCGTTTCGTGGACCAGTAACTGTGCTACTACCTTATCAGCCATCTAGTGGTCCCTCCCAACAATACAGTGAGAAGTGCTCATCTCCCACGTAGGGCGCCACGGACGAGTGACTGCCGCGCTAAACGGCTGCGTCTAATTGCCCGGCGGGAGAGTGCTCCGCTTAATTGGCCCTGCGAACCCTGCCGACGGCTGTCGACGGTGAGGACCCTCGTCGGCGGCTGTGGTGTGGGTCGGCGGCGCCTTtgtgccctcctggaggcggcggcggcagcggctaaTGGAGGCGCCGTGTCCTCCAGCAACAAGTTGACGGCGGCGGTACTCTGCTCTCGGCGACCCGCTGAGTggtccagctcgccctgcaaagtGGGTTGTCTCCCTGAGACTGATGCTCCCATCTGGAGACTCTTCTGATTGCGGCGGGTACTATTACCGAGCAATAAGACGCTGTACTACGTACTAATTTCATTTCAGTGCTAGTTAACAGTGCTATACCGTCGAAACTGGAACTGACGGTGTGCCTGTTTGGGTTGCCTGTAAGTATTATTTGTGGAGGAAAATCTTTTGTGAGAGTGGTGAGTAGGGAGGAATTATTACACTTTTATTACAACAGCGCTGACCTCGAAGCAGCGCTCGATTCTTGAGCACGTGAAAGGTGAAGGAACTGTCTCCATAAAATCAACTATACGGCATTCTACGTTTAAAGCATGCGCAACGAGTGACTTTGCACCTGTACTTTGGTTCGTCGGTTTTGTAACTCGAAACAAGCAATCTGACAGTGGTAGTCTGTTACGGATTAAGTTCCTGTGGCGACTTTATACAGGTAATCTCTTTCAAGACAGCGACTAAATAAAAAGTAGCACCATACTTGCTGCTTGATGCTGTGTACTTGGCGAGATAGTCTACTTATGCCGGatgagaagttttaatttttttttaatttactgtgagAGAATTTATTTTGTTCTATGTAACGGTTTACGGTTTGTGACCGAGTGGAAAGACTGGTAACAGCGCTTATTTGGCAATGGATAGATACGACGCTAGTGCTTTCGAAGGAACACCTGCTTGCTGAATACGAATCTAGTTAAAGACGCTCTGAGGATTGTATGGATCGAAGATTCGCCGAAAATAGTATCGCAAATACATATTTCACAGAAGATCCTTTTTGCTAACGCTGCGATGAACTAGTTTATATGTAGGTGTACAGTATTTGTGTCGCTGAATTACTCTCAATAACGTACCTTAAATAATACAAAGTAGTTTTGACATCTGTTTAGCTGAAACGAGGTGCTAGTTGAGCACAAATCTCCGCGTCTGTTATGGTCATTAAAATGTTTTAAACCTCGTTTTTACGCACATATAAGCATAAGGTAGATAATAAACGTCGCACTTGAAGGTACTGCTAAACTAATAACAGTGGCACTGGTAGATTACGTCAGTGAACAGCTGATAGGCGTACGATAAGCTGTGCCTGAGGGCCGTACACTGTGCTCAATGGAAGAAAGTGTTAGGAAAGCCGGTTATCTGTAGCGCGTGGGCGGCGTCGTAAGGGCTCCGATAGGACGCGGCGCTTGTCATTACTGCTCTAGCCTCGTCACCAGTGGCGTCGTCGCGGCGTGCCTTGTCAGCGGGGTCGTAAGGATCATGAGCGGGCGTTAACCGCCAAGCCAGAGCGGGCAGATTGCGGCAGGAAGGCCATGGAGCAGCGGGCGGCCGAGTCGCGATAAGGCCGGCCGCGGAGCGGGCGTCAGTGTAGCGAGCGTCTGGGCACAGTAGCAGCGCGCGAGCCGCCATGTACGAGAAGTGCGCCAACTACACGGCCGGCGGGCCCGTCTCGCTGGTGGAGGCGGCGCTGCTGGAGACGCTGTGCCGCAACGTGTCGAGCTCGGCGGCGGAGgctgcggaggcggaggcggccgcGGAGGCGGCGGCCGGAGACTGGGCGGCCAGCTCGGTGCTGCAGCGCGCCGTCGCCGTCGTGGTGCCGCTGCTCTTCGGCCTGATCGTGCTGCTCGGGCTCGTCGGCAACGCCCTCGTCGTGCTCGTCGTAGCCGCCAACCAGCAGATGCGCTCCACCACAAACCTGCTCATCATCAACCTCGCCTCCGCCGACCTGCTCTTCATCGTCTTCTGCGTGCCCTCCACCGCCACAGACTACCTGCTGCCCTTCTGGCCCTTCGGAGACGCCTGGTGCAAGGTCTGTATCGCTTCGCACTGCTGCCACCTTCCTTTTACACGAAGCGGCTCGTCATTGTCAAAATAGCTCACGCTACTGCAGCCGGCTAACGACCTCGACAACCGGCAATATTTCGACCGGCAGTCACCATGTCATTCCGTAATATAATCAACGAAAATATTTCGTCGTTCTCTCCAAATCTTTAACGTCCAATCCTTTCAAATAGGCAGCCTCCTATTCAGACTTCATTTATTCTTCCGGGATGCTATTAATGTTTGACATACAGGATTTCTGGTTTATCTCGACCACCACAAATAGCATTTGActagaaacaaaatgaaaaattagtAACTTTTGCAAACAGTCTGAGAGATCTGGCTCAAAATAATTTGATaaggattaaaaacagtcttgcccGCAATAGAATATTTATTTACAACGGTTACCGATTTTGCTCAGATTGTGATCGCCTTCAGGCCATTTATACAGTGATtataggcggtggcggtgaacggaaCAGGTGTTTTGACTGCCCGAACGTCAACTGCAGTTGACGTTCGCGGAGTCGTAACAGCTGCTCCGTTCACCGCCGCCGCCTATCTTGATATAAATGGTGTGAAGATGGGCACATTCTGACCGAATCCTGTAACCGACGTAAATCAATTTCTTATTACGGTCAAAACTGATTTTAATCCATTTTATAATGAGAAATACATCAAGCAACTGTTGTTTATCTGCCATGGAGATATTATCCTACTACCATGGAGATATTATCCTCCATGACTGCCTTGATTGTAAATTTGCTAATTAGCATCCCGTATTTTTTATTCTGTTGCCCACTTCCTttccgccggccgggatggccgagcggttctaggcgctacagtctggaaccgcgggaccgctacggtcgcgggttcgaatcctgcctcgggcatgggtgtgtgtgatgtccttaggttagttaggtttaagtagttctaagttctagggcactgatgacatcagaagctaagtcccatagtgctcagagttattcgaaccattttttattcttttgcacACTTCCTTTCCTCATTACCTGCTCAAAAACACATCACACTATACCATTTACGAAAACGTGACGTTATTATAAACGTAACACAATACTGACTTTAGCCCTCCACTATTAGCACACAATGCGCGTAGCCGGGATAACGTACATCGTACACTTGCCGGACTtggcagtaaacaaatggaaacacaaggaaactgAACACAGTTTAAGGTTTAAGTGAGTACAATGTACACAGACTCTTCAGTAAAAGACGGTGATAATCgatgtgcattttccttgtgttgttGACTGTCATTTCTAGCAAGTGGATGGGTTGCGTTAGCCCGCGCACTTGCCCTGAGTGTCAGTAGGAGAGAGAGCCAAAGTCGATGTTGTGTTACGTTTTCAATAACGCCACGTTCACTGAATGATACACTGCCCACGTTTCTGAACAGGTCTTGAGAAAAGTAAGTGGATTACATAGTAAAGAATGCAATGTGTTATTTAACTAAGTTAaaaaaggcagtcatgctgatCAATGCCCCtctgataactaaaaaaaaaaaaatgcttcatacATTTTCATTTTGCTTCTGGAAAAATGTTATTTGGGATGTTCAACACCAATGAGCAACCTCGTACAATACCATCAAGTGTTAGACGATATTTGAAATACTGAGGCATCAGCATTTTTTTATGAACTCGCTTTTATAGTGAGTAAAATCAGATGTTAATGTGACCATGCTCCTGGCTATGTCGCTAGTTACGTCTGTCACCAGAACAACAAGACATAATTCTTTTTCAGCTTCAGTAGGAGAGAAATGGACATTCGATGACATACAGAAATACTTACTCAAGTGAGTGACAAAAGTATCATGAATGAATAAAGAGTAGTAAAGTAAACGCTTCTTCGCACACCTCTGCCGAACGAATGTGAAAAATATACCGAAACAATTCTTTCTGTATTAGTGGAAAAACTAATGCACAGTAACATGGATTACAGGAATAAGAAAAGAACGggagagaaacaacatcaaagaataggAAAAAACAAAAAAGACTGAATAAAATACTTATTTAGAAGGATTTCAAGGCAAAGAAAATGCAAAATAGAAGCCACATGGAcaggaagaaagaaaagagaacgTTGTGAGAACATGAAGGAGCACTGGGAAAATAGGAAACTACAAACAAGCAAGAAGAAGTTGTCGCTtcatcctagttggtcaatacgatgaTAAAAAACAAACCCATTACCACAAACACGAAACTAAACGGATTATGTTACGTCGCTGTTCGAACAAGACTGAGGTATCACATTTGTAGAGCGCAAATGAATCTAAAAATCTGTTCGTATGATGACTTAAACGCTTAGTGGTCGGTGTTACGCCAACCAGTAAACAAAATACCGTGTATATCACAATAAAAACACATCGTAAACAACTGACGCCTACGTAGAAGCAAAGATTACTaactttaaaaatggctctgagcactatgggactcaactgctgaggtcattagtcccctagaacttagaactagttaaacctaactaacctaaggacatcacaaacatccatgcccgaggcaggattcgaacatgcgaccgtagcggtcttgcggttccagactgcagcgcctttaaccgcacggccacttcggccggcttactaacTTTAAATGTTGTCGGTAGTAAAATATAAATTAACAACGGCTCTGACCAACAGTTGTTTGACCAGGAAGAGTGATTTATTCCAAGCACGGCTTAAGTAAAAACCTCTATCTTTCTTTTGTTCTTCAAGTCATACTGCTctcttgatagccggccgcggtggccatgcggttctaggcgctgtagtccggaaccgcgcgactgctacggtcgcaggttcgaatcctgcctcgggcatggatgtgtgtgatgtccttaggttagttaggtttaagtagttctaagttctaggggactgatgacctcagatgttaagtcccatagtgctcagagccatttgaaccattttgctctctTGATAGTGAGGCAATAATGGCACAGAGTCTCTCTTCTTGCTCATTCGCTGTTAATATTTCGCTGTCGTTAACGCTTAGCGCCagtcatctttggttgtgtaatGGCTCGAGCTGTTTACGATGGCTGTATTATCATCCTACATGCGTAGTAATTTCGTTCCGTGTTGGAGTTGGCCCCACCGCTAAGAGCTTACGTTTTCTCGTACATCCATCTCTCGTTTCATTTTCCCTTGAAACCTGCAGAGTGTTCAGCTGTGGAAACATCGATAGTTGGCGAGGGCAATACCCGGATGCAgtgccgtaagttatttgaacattctatACGACGGGAGAGACTCCAGTTTCACACTGCTCGTCATTGCTTTCCTCTGCTGTGATTCGGCGACGCTCTTACATAAAGTGAGGACGTCTAGGCAAAAATATTTCTAGCAAAGCTGACACCAGCAATATTCTACAATGTTGACGCTATCCGGCAACCACACGACAGTTACGTCACAATAATAAAATTGAAGGCCACTTTCGTTTCTACGTAATTATAGAAGCTATGCAGGGAtggcaataaatatgttctgaatattctgatTTGAGTTAAACAAAATTTATTCATTTCTCTTTCTTCACCCATACATGGTGTGGTGAAGTGAGACGTTTATCAGAGGGATTCCCTTATTTGacctaacagatttttttttcatgtcgctttctgtcttcagtagtgaagTTGATATTTCAATACAGTACATCATCTGCAACTATATTGTTGGTTCTTGTGGCTTCCATGCTCTCAATACTCTATGAAATGTATTCGGAACACTCCCTATACCACTGAAATTTGAGAACATGAAAACCATACCACTGAATTTTGACAACACGAAAATCATAACCACGTTAAAGAAAGTAGCAGATGAAAGACTGTGGTGAAATATCACCTGTATCGCAGAAGACAGATAGCAAAGCGGAATACATTTTCTGCCAATTAATGTGTAGAAAACGCAAGGGTGATGGTGTAACATTACCGAAACATGTGTGGCAGAAAATTTAgaaactgtgatttttttttggAACAATCTTCAAATAACATTTATTCTTGATAGAAACACAAAGGCCCACAATTTTAACGTCATTGACCTAAAATGCTATAGAGGAACCTAGAAATACAATATGTATTAGTTATGGTAGCAAATTATAATCCAGATTACCGCATTCCGTTGTTTAGACAATCTTGAGCAGTGTATAGATTTCCTACGAGATTGAAAGTAAGAAAGATGGAAATTTAGTGAATTGGAACCGATGTAGCACCTAATTACGTCTTCCTAATGCTGGGATAAAACCACTTAACATTCAGCGTTGTCTGTAGAAGCACCTTCACTTAGCGATATATTGACGATAATTCTTGCTGAAGTGTGCTCTATTTTGACTAAAATACTTCCTCGTCAAATGACATCATCAGTGACATTGTGGACCAGGAGCTAATGCCCCACTGAGAAACTATGCGCCAATGCCACCGACAACAGATAAGCAGTCACAAAGATGCGTTACGATATGAAAGTAAGCCTCCTCTCTGTACAGACGAATTGCCACGTAAATTTTTCTACATGCTAGGGACGTCAACGCTCGCACAAACTCGCCACCGAAATTCCCTCGCGTTGCTCAGTCTGTCTGGACATCATCCCTGATATTATGCCAGGGGATCCAGCTGTTTCCAGTAGAATTCAAACTCCAGAATCTTGTACGATAGCCCAGTTTTATGACTGTGCTTTTCAATCATACCAAGTGCTCATGACTTTATGCTTGTGGAAAGGAAACTTGTTGTCTTGGAAGACAAGGGCAATTATGAGACCTTGCTAGATAAGACGACGATAATCTTCAAGTCTTCTTTGTTAATCACTGTTTATATCATGAACTTCCTACATGTGGGGCCTCCTCTGGAAGTACTTTGAGCGTAAGGTGTTACGGAGTAAGGCATTGTTCCGCGCAGGTAGGAGCGTTATTTGTTAATCACTGTTTATATCATGAACTTCCTACATGTGGGGCCTCCTCTGGAAGTACTTTGAGCGTAAGGTGTTACGGAGTAAGGCATTGTTCCGCGCAGGTAGGAGCGTTATCTGCAAGATCACCGGTTGTCGTTAACTGGAGCTGTATTCCCACTATATCATCTTACCAGGTTCGTCGGCACGGATGAGAAAAGATCTCGTACTAGCTATTAGAGTCATTCCGGAA carries:
- the LOC126235104 gene encoding allatostatin-A receptor-like, which encodes MYEKCANYTAGGPVSLVEAALLETLCRNVSSSAAEAAEAEAAAEAAAGDWAASSVLQRAVAVVVPLLFGLIVLLGLVGNALVVLVVAANQQMRSTTNLLIINLASADLLFIVFCVPSTATDYLLPFWPFGDAWCKRRRYVEPPREPLRTDAPEDAAAVRVKMRHQLRPKRKYV